One Ruegeria pomeroyi DSS-3 genomic region harbors:
- a CDS encoding hydroxymethylglutaryl-CoA reductase, degradative, whose translation MTGKTGHIDGLNSRIEKMRDLDPAQRLVRVAEAAGLEPEAISALAGNGALPLSLANGMIENVIGKFELPLGVATNFTVNGRDYLIPMAVEEPSVVAAASYMARIARENGGFTAHGTAPLMRAQIQVVGLGDPEGARQRLLAHKAAFMEAADAVDPVLVGLGGGCRDIEVHVFRDTPVGAMVVLHLIVDVRDAMGANTVNTMAERLAPEVERIAGGTVRLRILSNLADLRLVRARVELAPETLTTQGYDGADVARGMVEACALAIVDPYRAATHNKGIMNGIDPVVVATGNDWRAIEAGAHAYAARTGHYTSLTRWELANDGRLVGTIELPLALGLVGGATKTHPTARAALALMQVETATELAQVTAAVGLAQNMAAIRALATEGIQRGHMTLHARNIAIMAGATGADIDRVTRVIVEAGDVSVARAKQVLENT comes from the coding sequence ATGACAGGCAAGACGGGTCACATCGATGGTTTGAACTCGCGCATTGAAAAGATGCGAGATCTCGACCCCGCACAACGGCTGGTGCGCGTTGCCGAGGCGGCGGGCCTCGAGCCCGAGGCGATCAGCGCGCTGGCGGGTAACGGCGCCCTGCCCCTCTCGCTGGCCAACGGGATGATCGAGAACGTCATCGGCAAATTCGAACTGCCGCTGGGCGTGGCCACGAATTTCACTGTGAACGGCCGCGACTATCTGATCCCGATGGCGGTCGAAGAGCCCTCGGTGGTGGCGGCCGCGTCCTATATGGCGCGTATCGCGCGCGAGAATGGCGGATTCACCGCGCATGGCACCGCGCCCTTGATGCGCGCCCAGATCCAGGTGGTCGGGTTGGGTGATCCCGAGGGCGCCCGGCAGCGTCTCCTCGCCCACAAGGCCGCGTTCATGGAGGCGGCGGACGCTGTCGATCCGGTGCTTGTCGGGCTGGGTGGCGGCTGCCGCGATATCGAGGTTCACGTGTTCCGGGATACGCCGGTGGGCGCGATGGTCGTCCTGCACCTGATCGTCGATGTGCGCGACGCGATGGGGGCCAATACGGTCAACACGATGGCCGAACGGCTGGCCCCCGAGGTCGAGCGGATTGCCGGTGGCACCGTGCGGCTGCGCATCCTGTCGAACCTCGCCGACCTGCGATTGGTCCGGGCGCGGGTGGAACTGGCCCCGGAAACACTGACAACGCAGGGCTATGACGGCGCCGACGTGGCGCGGGGCATGGTCGAGGCCTGCGCGCTTGCCATCGTCGACCCCTATCGCGCGGCGACCCATAACAAGGGGATCATGAACGGCATCGACCCGGTCGTCGTCGCCACCGGCAATGACTGGCGCGCGATCGAGGCGGGTGCCCATGCCTATGCCGCCCGCACGGGTCATTATACCTCGCTGACCCGCTGGGAACTGGCGAATGACGGGCGGCTTGTGGGCACGATCGAACTGCCCCTGGCGCTTGGCCTTGTCGGCGGCGCGACCAAGACGCACCCGACCGCACGGGCGGCGCTGGCCCTGATGCAGGTAGAGACTGCAACCGAACTGGCCCAGGTCACCGCCGCCGTGGGTCTGGCGCAGAACATGGCCGCCATCCGCGCGCTGGCGACCGAAGGCATCCAGCGCGGTCACATGACCCTTCATGCGCGCAACATCGCGATCATGGCCGGCGCAACAGGCGCCGATATCGACCGCGTCACCCGGGTCATTGTCGAAGCGGGCGACGTCAGCGTGGCCCGTGCAAAACAGGTGCTGGAAAACACCTGA
- a CDS encoding PLP-dependent aminotransferase family protein: MKKIDRVIESIQSRITEGRLKPGQKLPSIRQAVDEFGVSKNTVIEAYERLSARGLIRSVHGAGFFVCASTPAPLSKATQPAHIVEAVDRLTLLTAQLDQEKLPVRVGDGRPPQSWMNDALPLRMKGNIFKNFVGDPSGYGGVSGHLQLRELIAARSNRADMSVHPDQIVTTFGANHALDLIIRRYLEPGDVVLVDDPGYYPLLGKFKLAKIRAIGVPRTPTGPDLDVMETLAAAHGPKMFFTQSTCQNPTGSSMSLPVAHGVLQVAQRFGLMVIDNDPFTDLPGNAGVPLSALDAFNSVIAISSFSKLLSASFRVGYVIARPEVARELTELKLLTVVNSSRFSEMVIAELIKSQRYGRHLNKLVNRLEEARRDYHRKVRKLGLDVFCAQETGYYSFLQLPHTVDEGQLVRKASAAGIMLAPGRLFAVDENPARPALRINVTRADDPRFYRFLKRQVIDGQV; this comes from the coding sequence ATGAAGAAGATCGATCGAGTGATCGAAAGCATCCAAAGCAGGATAACCGAGGGCCGCCTGAAACCCGGGCAGAAGCTGCCGTCGATCCGCCAGGCGGTTGACGAGTTCGGGGTCTCGAAAAACACGGTGATCGAGGCTTATGAGCGCCTCTCGGCACGTGGCCTGATACGGTCGGTGCATGGCGCTGGCTTTTTTGTCTGCGCCAGCACGCCCGCCCCATTGAGCAAGGCCACGCAACCCGCGCATATCGTCGAAGCCGTGGACCGGCTGACGCTTCTGACGGCGCAGCTTGACCAAGAGAAGCTGCCCGTTCGCGTCGGCGATGGGCGCCCGCCGCAATCCTGGATGAATGACGCTCTGCCGCTGCGGATGAAGGGGAATATCTTCAAGAATTTCGTCGGCGATCCGTCGGGTTATGGCGGGGTGAGCGGCCATTTGCAGCTGCGCGAGTTGATCGCGGCGCGCAGCAATCGGGCGGATATGAGCGTGCACCCGGACCAGATCGTCACGACCTTTGGGGCCAATCACGCGCTGGACCTGATCATCCGCCGCTATCTGGAACCCGGCGATGTCGTGCTGGTCGACGACCCGGGATATTACCCGCTGCTTGGCAAGTTCAAGCTTGCCAAGATCCGGGCAATCGGCGTTCCCCGCACGCCAACCGGACCCGATCTTGACGTGATGGAGACGCTGGCCGCGGCGCATGGGCCAAAGATGTTCTTTACCCAGTCGACCTGTCAGAATCCGACCGGAAGCTCGATGTCCCTTCCCGTCGCGCATGGGGTGCTGCAAGTGGCCCAGCGGTTTGGGCTGATGGTCATTGATAACGACCCGTTCACCGATCTGCCGGGCAATGCCGGTGTCCCGCTTTCAGCCCTTGATGCGTTCAACTCGGTCATCGCGATTTCAAGCTTTTCCAAACTTCTGTCGGCCAGCTTCCGCGTCGGTTATGTCATTGCCCGGCCCGAGGTGGCGCGCGAGCTGACCGAACTCAAGCTGCTGACGGTCGTCAATTCCTCGCGATTTTCCGAGATGGTGATCGCCGAACTGATCAAGAGCCAGCGCTATGGCCGCCATCTGAACAAGCTGGTGAACCGCCTTGAAGAGGCGCGGCGGGACTATCACCGAAAGGTGCGCAAACTGGGTCTGGATGTCTTCTGCGCGCAGGAGACGGGGTATTACAGCTTTCTGCAACTGCCACATACCGTCGACGAGGGCCAACTTGTGCGCAAGGCGAGTGCTGCCGGTATCATGCTGGCCCCCGGACGGCTTTTTGCGGTGGACGAGAACCCGGCGCGCCCGGCGCTGCGTATCAATGTGACCCGCGCCGACGATCCCCGTTTCTATCGTTTTTTGAAGCGACAGGTGATCGACGGGCAGGTTTGA
- a CDS encoding LysR family transcriptional regulator, which yields MNLQQLAVFREVMETGSVSAAARNLGRTQPAVSASLKALEVNLGIALFEREGRRLVPVPEAHYLLSEAAEILARVNTTEMNLVGMRNRTRGSLSVVGMPGPSVYLLPDFVSRFGSKADDLKISLSTRSSPQILNLIAAQAFDVGFCDLGFCDMSAEDLNSSLYHTKTIMSDCLCALPAQHPLAGRAVIDARQLSGERMGVLAGTHSTNRDTRAAFEQAGAVFNPRVEAQYFIPLLRFVEAGQICTVLDPLSAETYKRMNGGEVGIWFARFLPSVRFGYSIVTPKQRPLSLLAQDFVDGWSDHVREIIADHS from the coding sequence ATGAACCTGCAACAGCTCGCCGTCTTTCGCGAAGTCATGGAAACCGGCTCGGTCAGCGCGGCCGCGCGCAATCTTGGCCGTACCCAACCCGCGGTCAGCGCGTCGCTCAAGGCGCTGGAGGTCAATCTAGGGATCGCACTTTTCGAGAGGGAAGGACGGCGCCTGGTGCCGGTGCCCGAAGCGCATTACCTGCTCTCCGAAGCGGCGGAAATCCTTGCGCGCGTGAACACCACGGAAATGAACCTTGTTGGCATGCGCAATCGCACCAGAGGCTCGTTGAGCGTTGTCGGGATGCCCGGCCCGTCGGTCTATCTGCTGCCCGATTTTGTCAGCCGGTTCGGGTCGAAGGCGGATGATCTGAAGATTTCGCTGTCGACGCGCAGTTCTCCGCAAATCCTGAACCTGATCGCCGCCCAGGCCTTTGACGTCGGATTTTGTGACCTTGGTTTCTGTGACATGTCCGCCGAGGATCTGAACAGCAGCCTCTATCACACCAAAACGATCATGAGCGACTGTCTCTGCGCGTTGCCCGCCCAGCATCCGCTTGCCGGGCGCGCGGTGATCGACGCGCGGCAGCTGAGCGGCGAAAGAATGGGCGTTCTTGCTGGCACTCATTCGACAAACCGGGATACGCGCGCCGCATTCGAACAGGCGGGGGCGGTATTCAATCCCAGGGTCGAGGCGCAGTACTTTATCCCCCTTCTGCGTTTTGTCGAAGCCGGGCAGATCTGTACCGTGCTCGACCCGCTGAGCGCGGAAACATACAAGCGCATGAATGGTGGCGAGGTCGGAATCTGGTTTGCCCGTTTCCTACCTTCGGTCCGCTTTGGTTATTCGATCGTGACCCCGAAACAGCGCCCATTGTCCTTGCTGGCGCAGGACTTTGTCGATGGCTGGAGCGACCATGTGCGTGAGATAATCGCCGATCACAGCTAG
- a CDS encoding TAXI family TRAP transporter solute-binding subunit — MGLQKYFIGAALATLVSAGSVAAQDPTFFRIGTGSAGGTYFPIGGTIANGISAPPGSRPCEEGGQCGVPGLIAIAQSTTASVYNNTAVQNGELEAGLAAADVTRDMYLGEGKFEGKIHEKLRVIANLYPEDLHLVLPKGVTINNLGDLKGKRVGIGQAGSGTQVAVLQMLENWGVTRDNIEEAELNLAQSSERLADGQLDAYFYAAGWPVAAVVQLASTKGLELHSFTEEDMKVINDIIPAYIPSKIPAGVYEGLDYVVNTPAVSALLVVSSDLSEELVYGITKAMWNDNTRNLLDNGHAKGKLITLETALGGMDNLGVPLHPGAERFYREAGLLK, encoded by the coding sequence ATGGGACTTCAGAAGTATTTCATCGGGGCGGCCCTTGCCACGCTGGTTTCCGCGGGCTCTGTCGCGGCGCAGGATCCGACCTTTTTCCGCATCGGGACCGGAAGCGCCGGCGGCACCTATTTCCCGATCGGCGGCACCATCGCCAACGGCATCTCGGCCCCGCCGGGCTCGCGCCCCTGCGAGGAGGGCGGTCAGTGCGGCGTGCCGGGTCTGATCGCCATCGCGCAATCAACCACAGCCTCGGTCTACAACAACACCGCCGTTCAGAACGGCGAGCTTGAGGCCGGGCTGGCCGCGGCCGATGTGACCCGCGACATGTATCTTGGCGAGGGCAAGTTCGAGGGCAAGATCCACGAAAAGCTGCGCGTCATCGCAAATCTTTACCCCGAGGACCTGCATCTGGTTCTGCCAAAAGGCGTCACAATCAACAATCTTGGCGATCTCAAGGGCAAGCGCGTCGGCATCGGCCAGGCTGGCTCGGGCACCCAGGTCGCGGTGCTGCAGATGCTCGAGAACTGGGGCGTGACCCGCGACAATATCGAAGAGGCCGAGCTGAATCTGGCACAATCCTCTGAGCGGCTCGCCGACGGTCAGCTTGACGCCTATTTCTATGCCGCAGGCTGGCCGGTTGCCGCCGTGGTTCAGCTTGCCTCGACCAAGGGGCTTGAGCTTCATTCCTTTACCGAAGAGGACATGAAAGTCATCAACGACATCATCCCCGCCTATATCCCGTCGAAGATCCCGGCCGGTGTCTACGAAGGGCTGGATTATGTCGTTAACACGCCCGCTGTCAGCGCGCTGCTGGTCGTCTCCTCGGACCTGAGCGAGGAGCTGGTCTATGGCATCACCAAGGCGATGTGGAACGACAACACCCGTAACCTGCTCGACAACGGCCATGCCAAGGGCAAGCTGATCACACTGGAAACGGCGCTTGGCGGCATGGACAATCTTGGCGTGCCCCTGCACCCGGGTGCCGAGCGTTTCTACCGTGAGGCCGGGTTGCTGAAATAA